Proteins co-encoded in one Erinaceus europaeus chromosome 2, mEriEur2.1, whole genome shotgun sequence genomic window:
- the ZSWIM9 gene encoding uncharacterized protein ZSWIM9 isoform X1: protein MGAKRGQWEESARGTAGREAGGRAGHPGSKGPGRQGRGAGHCGRWTPLRGGRPKMELPEPPPCSTAGQEEQELRERAFFSWAEFSRFFDAWCQQRLALFFVKSSMHLARCRWASTPPLYTLIDVFKYSYVRLVCKDVRAPIRPTVRPSQTGCPAFIIVKLSPLRDRLVVTECQLTHSHPACPLEFAYYFRPGHLLANACLPVRTTNRISKQFVAPADVRRLLSYCKGRDHGVLDALHVLEGLFRTDPEAKVKLVFVEDQAVVETVFFLTSRTRALLRRFPRMLLVDRLPGLQGALDLLAVLCVDGAGRARQAACCVARPGTPSLLRFALASLLQSAPDVKGRVRCLTAGPEVAAQLPAVRQLLPGARVQICRAQGLEALFSKAQELGGAGREDPGLWARLCRLAGAASPAAYAEALGELRAHGPADFVDYFERSWAPRRDMWVRFCAFEAARDLDACALVRSHRRRLLRRLGPCRSVAQCLRDLVAMQWADAGLEAPEGAQWGGTVREGSLRTEAPLQKEGSRDLGAGAGEQPESQRESGPQALAGSGVQLQSRQGGGLQGGVWRRSPLEDERLREPEIRDWRGSSLGAEKVWGLKGYVLRGCPWEDGDLRGLDGYARRVTQMEDRRIPVLETSERRSAPLDYERARSLEGNSWRGAQVHDHRAGVVKTRDWKGKERELETRSWRGFHLEEPPELIPANGDPRGSHWTDGRQREPEREERGVKLGVKRRKLEDVVLVQLGDTRVAGLENGEGAHSGDPKSRGGPGVECGDLGGRCLGLRTGVLCGTPEGTVLEGDPKRGGNRRGEAAGESPQEGADREGPWEPKRPCCPSEEQQTDWEALAKFRAACGAELAALVAEELAFARQHGTQGFHWTGAGFALQDGSSDFYMDSVLTRCSCSIHAAHRLPCRHLFAARLLTGAALFHMDLLKDCWGRAPEP from the exons atgggagccAAGAGGGGTCAATGGGAAGAGTCAGCGCGAGGCACGGCGGGAAGAGAGGCGGGAGGCCGCGCGGGGCATCCCGGGAGCAAGGGCCCCGGCCGCCAGGGGCGAGGCGCGGGGCATTGTGGGAGGTGGACGCCGCTCCGGGGCGG GCGCCCCAAGATGGAGCTGCCGGAGCCCCCACCCTGCTCCACTGCGggacaggaggagcaggagctgcGGGAGCGGGCCTTCTTCTCCTGGGCCGAGTTCAGCCGCTTCTTCGACGCCTGGTGTCAGCAGCGACTGGCCCTCTTCTTCGTCAAGAGCTCCATGCACCTGGCCCGCTGCCGCTGGGCCAGCACGCCCCCGCTCTACACGCTCATCGACGTGTTCAAGTACAGCTACGTGCGGCTGGTGTGCAAGGATGTGCGTGCCCCCATCCGGCCCACCGTCCG GCCCTCCCAGACCGGCTGCCCGGCCTTCATCATCGTCAAGCTGAGCCCCCTGCGGGACCGCCTGGTGGTGACCGAGTGCCAGCTGACCCACTCGCACCCGGCCTGCCCGCTGGAGTTCGCCTACTACTTCCGCCCgggccacctgctggccaacgcCTGCCTGCCTGTGCGCACCACCAACCGCATCTCCAAGCAGTTCGTGGCGCCGGCCGACGTGCGCCGCCTGCTCTCCTACTGCAAGGGCCGCGACCACGGCGTCCTGGACGCGCTGCACGTGCTCGAGGGCCTCTTCCGCACTGACCCTGAGGCCAAG GTGAAGCTGGTGTTCGTggaggaccaggcggtggtggaGACAGTGTTCTTCCTGACGTCGCGCACCCGGGCGCTGCTGCGGCGCTTCCCGCGGATGCTGCTGGTGGACCGGCTGCCGGGGCTGCAGGGCGCGCTGGACCTGCTCGCCGTGCTGTGCGTGGACGGCGCGGGGCGCGCGCGCCAGGCCGCCTGCTGCGTGGCGCGGCCGGGGACGCCGAGCCTGCTGCGCTTCGCACTGGCCTCGCTGCTGCAGAGCGCGCCCGACGTGAAGGGCCGCGTGCGCTGCCTGACCGCCGGGCCCGAGGTGGCGGCGCAGCTGCCCGCCGTGCGCCAGCTGCTGCCGGGCGCGCGCGTGCAAATCTGCCGCGCGCAGGGCCTGGAGGCGCTCTTCAGCAAGGCGCAGGAGCTGGGCGGCGCGGGCCGCGAGGACCCGGGGCTGTGGGCGCGCCTGTGCCGCCTGGCCGGCGCCGCCTCGCCCGCCGCCTACGCCGAGGCCCTGGGTGAGCTGCGCGCGCACGGCCCCGCCGACTTCGTGGACTACTTCGAGCGCAGCTGGGCCCCGCGCCGCGACATGTGGGTGCGCTTCTGCGCCTTCGAGGCGGCCCGCGACCTGGACGCGTGCGCGCTGGTGCGCAGCCACCGCCGCCGCCTGCTGCGCCGCCTCGGACCTTGCCGCAGCGTGGCGCAGTGCCTGCGGGACCTGGTGGCCATGCAGTGGGCCGACGCGGGGCTGGAAGCCCCGGAGGGCGCGCAGTGGGGAGGGACCGTGCGAGAAGGGAGTCTGAGAACAGAAGCCCCGTTGCAAAAGGAGGGCTCCCGGGACctgggagccggagccggagaaCAGCCAGAAAGCCAGCGGGAGTCGGGACCCCAGGCCCTAGCTGGGAGCGGGGTGCAGCTGCAGAGCCGGCAGGGAGGAGGCCTGCAGGGGGGTGTGTGGCGACGGTCCCCTCTGGAGGACGAGCGCTTGAGGGAGCCGGAGATCAGAGACTGGAGGGGGTCCTCTCTGGGGGCTGAGAAGGTTTGGGGTCTGAAAGGCTATGTCCTGAGGGGATGCCCTTGGGAGGATGGGGATCTAAGAGGGTTGGACGGCTATGCCCGGAGGGTGACCCAGATGGAAGACCGCAGGATTCCAGTGCTGGAGACCTCGGAGAGGAGGAGTGCCCCACTGGATTATGAGAGGGCCAGAAGTCTTGAAGGGAACTCCTGGAGGGGGGCCCAGGTGCACGACCACAGGGCGGGCGTGGTAAAAACCAGAGactggaaggggaaggagagggagctgGAGACGAGAAGCTGGAGGGGGTTTCATTTGGAGGAGCCACCAGAGTTGATCCCTGCCAACGGAGATCCAAGGGGATCCCACTGGACCGATGGGaggcagagagagccagagagggaggagagaggagtgaaGTTGGGGGTCAAAAGAAGGAAACTGGAAGACGTGGTTCTGGTCCAGCTCGGGGACACGAGGGTGGCAGGTCTGGAGAATGGAGAGGGAGCCCACTCAGGGGACCCCAAGAGCAGGGGAGGGCCAGGGGTGGAGTGCGGGGACCTAGGAGGCAGGTGTCTAGGGCTTCGGACTGGAGTCCTGTGTGGCACCCCTGAGGGGACTGTATTGGAGGGTGATCCAAAACGGGGAGGGAACAGGAGGGGAGAGGCCGCAGGGGAGAGCCCGCAGGAAGGAGCAGACAGAGAAGGTCCCTGGGAACCTAAGAGGCCTTGTTGCCCCTCCGAGGAGCAGCAGACAGATTGGGAGGCCCTGGCCAAGTTCCGGGCAGCCTGTGGGGCTGAGCTGGCCGCCCTGGTGGCCGAGGAGCTGGCCTTTGCCAGGCAGCACGGGACACAGGGTTTCCACTGGACGGGAGCCGGTTTTGCCCTCCAGGACGGTTCGTCGGACTTCTACATGGACAGCGTCCTGACCCGCTGCAGCTGCTCCATTCACGCCGCACACCGCCTGCCCTGCCGCCACCTGTTCGCCGCTCGCCTCCTCACCGGGGCTGCCTTATTCCACatggacctgctcaaggattgcTGGGgcagagcccctgagccctga
- the ZSWIM9 gene encoding uncharacterized protein ZSWIM9 isoform X2 → MELPEPPPCSTAGQEEQELRERAFFSWAEFSRFFDAWCQQRLALFFVKSSMHLARCRWASTPPLYTLIDVFKYSYVRLVCKDVRAPIRPTVRPSQTGCPAFIIVKLSPLRDRLVVTECQLTHSHPACPLEFAYYFRPGHLLANACLPVRTTNRISKQFVAPADVRRLLSYCKGRDHGVLDALHVLEGLFRTDPEAKVKLVFVEDQAVVETVFFLTSRTRALLRRFPRMLLVDRLPGLQGALDLLAVLCVDGAGRARQAACCVARPGTPSLLRFALASLLQSAPDVKGRVRCLTAGPEVAAQLPAVRQLLPGARVQICRAQGLEALFSKAQELGGAGREDPGLWARLCRLAGAASPAAYAEALGELRAHGPADFVDYFERSWAPRRDMWVRFCAFEAARDLDACALVRSHRRRLLRRLGPCRSVAQCLRDLVAMQWADAGLEAPEGAQWGGTVREGSLRTEAPLQKEGSRDLGAGAGEQPESQRESGPQALAGSGVQLQSRQGGGLQGGVWRRSPLEDERLREPEIRDWRGSSLGAEKVWGLKGYVLRGCPWEDGDLRGLDGYARRVTQMEDRRIPVLETSERRSAPLDYERARSLEGNSWRGAQVHDHRAGVVKTRDWKGKERELETRSWRGFHLEEPPELIPANGDPRGSHWTDGRQREPEREERGVKLGVKRRKLEDVVLVQLGDTRVAGLENGEGAHSGDPKSRGGPGVECGDLGGRCLGLRTGVLCGTPEGTVLEGDPKRGGNRRGEAAGESPQEGADREGPWEPKRPCCPSEEQQTDWEALAKFRAACGAELAALVAEELAFARQHGTQGFHWTGAGFALQDGSSDFYMDSVLTRCSCSIHAAHRLPCRHLFAARLLTGAALFHMDLLKDCWGRAPEP, encoded by the exons ATGGAGCTGCCGGAGCCCCCACCCTGCTCCACTGCGggacaggaggagcaggagctgcGGGAGCGGGCCTTCTTCTCCTGGGCCGAGTTCAGCCGCTTCTTCGACGCCTGGTGTCAGCAGCGACTGGCCCTCTTCTTCGTCAAGAGCTCCATGCACCTGGCCCGCTGCCGCTGGGCCAGCACGCCCCCGCTCTACACGCTCATCGACGTGTTCAAGTACAGCTACGTGCGGCTGGTGTGCAAGGATGTGCGTGCCCCCATCCGGCCCACCGTCCG GCCCTCCCAGACCGGCTGCCCGGCCTTCATCATCGTCAAGCTGAGCCCCCTGCGGGACCGCCTGGTGGTGACCGAGTGCCAGCTGACCCACTCGCACCCGGCCTGCCCGCTGGAGTTCGCCTACTACTTCCGCCCgggccacctgctggccaacgcCTGCCTGCCTGTGCGCACCACCAACCGCATCTCCAAGCAGTTCGTGGCGCCGGCCGACGTGCGCCGCCTGCTCTCCTACTGCAAGGGCCGCGACCACGGCGTCCTGGACGCGCTGCACGTGCTCGAGGGCCTCTTCCGCACTGACCCTGAGGCCAAG GTGAAGCTGGTGTTCGTggaggaccaggcggtggtggaGACAGTGTTCTTCCTGACGTCGCGCACCCGGGCGCTGCTGCGGCGCTTCCCGCGGATGCTGCTGGTGGACCGGCTGCCGGGGCTGCAGGGCGCGCTGGACCTGCTCGCCGTGCTGTGCGTGGACGGCGCGGGGCGCGCGCGCCAGGCCGCCTGCTGCGTGGCGCGGCCGGGGACGCCGAGCCTGCTGCGCTTCGCACTGGCCTCGCTGCTGCAGAGCGCGCCCGACGTGAAGGGCCGCGTGCGCTGCCTGACCGCCGGGCCCGAGGTGGCGGCGCAGCTGCCCGCCGTGCGCCAGCTGCTGCCGGGCGCGCGCGTGCAAATCTGCCGCGCGCAGGGCCTGGAGGCGCTCTTCAGCAAGGCGCAGGAGCTGGGCGGCGCGGGCCGCGAGGACCCGGGGCTGTGGGCGCGCCTGTGCCGCCTGGCCGGCGCCGCCTCGCCCGCCGCCTACGCCGAGGCCCTGGGTGAGCTGCGCGCGCACGGCCCCGCCGACTTCGTGGACTACTTCGAGCGCAGCTGGGCCCCGCGCCGCGACATGTGGGTGCGCTTCTGCGCCTTCGAGGCGGCCCGCGACCTGGACGCGTGCGCGCTGGTGCGCAGCCACCGCCGCCGCCTGCTGCGCCGCCTCGGACCTTGCCGCAGCGTGGCGCAGTGCCTGCGGGACCTGGTGGCCATGCAGTGGGCCGACGCGGGGCTGGAAGCCCCGGAGGGCGCGCAGTGGGGAGGGACCGTGCGAGAAGGGAGTCTGAGAACAGAAGCCCCGTTGCAAAAGGAGGGCTCCCGGGACctgggagccggagccggagaaCAGCCAGAAAGCCAGCGGGAGTCGGGACCCCAGGCCCTAGCTGGGAGCGGGGTGCAGCTGCAGAGCCGGCAGGGAGGAGGCCTGCAGGGGGGTGTGTGGCGACGGTCCCCTCTGGAGGACGAGCGCTTGAGGGAGCCGGAGATCAGAGACTGGAGGGGGTCCTCTCTGGGGGCTGAGAAGGTTTGGGGTCTGAAAGGCTATGTCCTGAGGGGATGCCCTTGGGAGGATGGGGATCTAAGAGGGTTGGACGGCTATGCCCGGAGGGTGACCCAGATGGAAGACCGCAGGATTCCAGTGCTGGAGACCTCGGAGAGGAGGAGTGCCCCACTGGATTATGAGAGGGCCAGAAGTCTTGAAGGGAACTCCTGGAGGGGGGCCCAGGTGCACGACCACAGGGCGGGCGTGGTAAAAACCAGAGactggaaggggaaggagagggagctgGAGACGAGAAGCTGGAGGGGGTTTCATTTGGAGGAGCCACCAGAGTTGATCCCTGCCAACGGAGATCCAAGGGGATCCCACTGGACCGATGGGaggcagagagagccagagagggaggagagaggagtgaaGTTGGGGGTCAAAAGAAGGAAACTGGAAGACGTGGTTCTGGTCCAGCTCGGGGACACGAGGGTGGCAGGTCTGGAGAATGGAGAGGGAGCCCACTCAGGGGACCCCAAGAGCAGGGGAGGGCCAGGGGTGGAGTGCGGGGACCTAGGAGGCAGGTGTCTAGGGCTTCGGACTGGAGTCCTGTGTGGCACCCCTGAGGGGACTGTATTGGAGGGTGATCCAAAACGGGGAGGGAACAGGAGGGGAGAGGCCGCAGGGGAGAGCCCGCAGGAAGGAGCAGACAGAGAAGGTCCCTGGGAACCTAAGAGGCCTTGTTGCCCCTCCGAGGAGCAGCAGACAGATTGGGAGGCCCTGGCCAAGTTCCGGGCAGCCTGTGGGGCTGAGCTGGCCGCCCTGGTGGCCGAGGAGCTGGCCTTTGCCAGGCAGCACGGGACACAGGGTTTCCACTGGACGGGAGCCGGTTTTGCCCTCCAGGACGGTTCGTCGGACTTCTACATGGACAGCGTCCTGACCCGCTGCAGCTGCTCCATTCACGCCGCACACCGCCTGCCCTGCCGCCACCTGTTCGCCGCTCGCCTCCTCACCGGGGCTGCCTTATTCCACatggacctgctcaaggattgcTGGGgcagagcccctgagccctga